The DNA segment ATCGTCGGGCGTCATCCGCGAGAGGGTGACGTGCAGGGCGTCGATGACGGTGTAGACCCGGCCTTCCCCGAGCGTCTCGCGCGCCGGGACGACGATCCGGGCGTCCAGGATGCGGGCGAGGGTCTCGAGCGGCATCGGGATGAGGGAGAGTTGCTCCCGGGGATTCTTCCGGACGTATGCCCGGGCGAGGCCGTACTCGCTGACGAGGCCGACCAGGGTCTCGTGTCCGTCCGTGATCGGCATGTTCCGCATGTCGTAGGTGTCCATCAGGGCGGCGACGTCGACCGTCGGGACGTCCTGGCGGACGCTCCGGGTGTCGAGCGGTATGTCCGATACGGTGGGTTCGACGCTCGCTACGTAGGCCGGTGCCTCAACGCCGAACGTCTCGAGCGCAAACTTCGCCTCCGGGCTTACCTCCCCGCACCGGGCGGGAATATATTTTCCCGGTTCGGCGCGGTTGCGGAGCTCGGCGTAGCCGATGACGCTGCAGATGCTGTCGGTGTCGGGTTGTTTGTGGCCGATGATGATGATTTTGTTCAGTCCCATGCTCTCCTCGGAACCCCGGCGGGGCGACGGTTGTCTCCAGAGGTATCGCCCTCTGCCGTCAAAGGCTTTATCCCGGCCTCCGGGTGATGCGGGGTAACGTTGAAGTAGAGGCTCTCTCCATTCTCCCGTGTGGGAACCGATCGCCCCGGGCCTGTTCCGGTCCTGCTCATCCTGGCATGCCTTCTCGTCTCCCCGGCCGCGGGAGCGCAGGGCAACGTGACGGTGACGTCCGTTGCGGTCGAGCCGGAAGTCCTGATGCCGGGCGACTCGGGTTTCGTCACGGTCACCGTGCAGAACACCGGCCCGTCCACCCTCCTGCTCGGCAGGGCCCGCCTCTACGAGGACGGCGTCGTCCCGGCGGGTGAGCCCTATCCCTCGGTCGGGGATCTCGGGGCGGGCCTCAACCGGACGTTCACCTTCGCCGTCCGTGCGGACGCTCCCGACGGAACCTACTACCCCCGTTTCTCCCTCGATCTCCGGGAGAACGGAACTCTCAGCCACCCGGTTCCTGTCCGGGTGGACGGTACTCCACTTGAGGCGTCGGTGGCCGATAGGCCGGACGCCTTCGCTGCCGGGAGGGAGGCCGCCATCGCCGTTCAGGTCGGCAACCCACGGCCGAACGCCGCCTCCGGCGTCCGGGTGATCCCCGAGGGTGCGAACTTCTCCGTCACGCCGGGCAGCGCATTCATCGGGACCCTGGAACCCGACGCGTCCGGAACCGTCGCCTTCAACCTGACCCCGGCGGCGGAGACAAACGTCACGTTCCGGGTGGTCTGGCGCAACGGGATCAACACTCACGCCGCCGATCTCGTGCTGCCGGTCACGTTCGGCGAGGACAAACGGCAGGCGGACCCCGTCATCACCAACGTCGAAGTCGCCGTGGAGGGAGGGATCTACCGGGCGACGGGCGACGTCATGAACGCGGGGCTCGAGCCGGCCCGATCGGTCATCATCTCCCCGGGTGCGCCCGCGACGCCCGTCGACCCGTTCCGGGTCTACGTCGTCGGAACGCTTGATTCCGACGACATCTCGACGTTCGAGGTTACGTTCCGCGCCGGTGCCGGCGTGGAGGAGATCCCGCTCGTCATCGACTACCGGGACGGCGACGGTAACCCCTACTCCGTCGAGCGGCCGATCTCGCTCGAGAACCGCACTGCAGAGGAGGGCGCCGATGCCGGGCTGCCCGCTCCGGCCGTTGCCGCCGTGGCGCTGGTCGCCGTCGCCGCCGGCCTCGCGGCCCTCTGGTACGTCCGGAGGCGGCGGCGGTGAGCGGCGAGCCTATCCTCCGGTTCGAGGAGGTCAGCAAGATCTACCCCCTCCCGGCAGGCGACGTCGTGGCGCTCGATCGCGTCTCCCTCACCGTCGATCCGGGCGAGTTCATCGCCGTTATGGGGCCCTCGGGCTCCGGGAAGTCGACGCTCCTGAACCTGATGGGCTGTCTCGACGTCCCGACCCGCGGGAAGATCTACCTATCCGGGCATGAGATCTCCAGGATGAGCGACGACGACCTCACCCGGCTCCGGCGCGACCGCATCGGGTTCGTCTTCCAGCAGTTCAATCTCATCCCGCTGCTCTCGGCGGTCGAGAACGTCGAGTTTCCCATCATCCTCACCACCGACCGGGAGGAGAGCCGGCGCCGGGCGATCGAGGTCATGCGGGCGATGCACCTCAACGACGCCCTCTTGACCCACAGGCCGGCCGAGCTCTCGGGCGGCGAGCAGCAACGGGTCGCCATCGCCCGCGCGCTCGTGAACGACCCCGACCTCCTTCTCTGCGACGAGCCGACCGGGAACCTGGACACGAAGACCGGGACGGCGATCATGGAGATTCTTGCGGAGGAGAACCGGGAGGGCAAGACGGTCATCATGGTCACTCACGACCCCAACGTCGCCGCATACGCCCGCCGCACGATCCGGATCGTGGACGGGAGGCTGGCATAGTGTTCTTCTCGTTCGCGGCGAGGAACCTGCGGAGGCACTGGATACGCTCGGCGCTCTCGATCATCGGGATCGTCATCGGCGTCGTCGCCATCGCCTCCCTCGGCGTCATGGGCAACAGCATCAATCTCCTCGTCGCGAACGTCATCACCGACGTCGGCGATACCATCGTGATCACGCCGCACACCGCGATCGGCGGGACCTTTGCCGGAGACCCACGGACGGCAGTGGACGCCGCCATCCCCGTCCGCGAGGTCGAGGAGATCCGGCGGGCGGCAAACCCGCACCGGACGGTCCCGGTGCTCCAGGGAGCCGACGAGGTGGAGTTCGGCCGCGGCGAGAGCGGGTATACCCAGATCATCGGGCTTGCATCGGACGATATTCCCATCCTGCTTGAGATCGCGGACGGGCAGTACCCCCGGCAGAACCAGCCGGGCGCGCTCGTCGGGACATACCTCGCCGCGGAGTACGACGTAGCCCCGGGCTTCAGGCTCACGATCGGGAACGAGAGCATCCGGGTTGCCGGCGTGCTTGCGGAGCGCGGGTTTGCCGCCGACATCAACCCGGACTACGCGATCGTCGTCCCCGACGGCTGGTACGAGAGCCACTTCGGGGCCAGGGATACCTACCCGATGGTCATCGTCCGGGTCGGGAACGCGGAAGAGATCGACGCCGTGAAAGAGGCGATCGATAGCCGGATCAACCGGCGCGAGGAGATCGTGGACGTATTCGACTCGCGCGACATGCTCCGGCAGTACGAGGAGATCTACCAGCAGATCACGGTGTTTCTTCTCGGGATCGGGGGGATATCACTCATTGTCGCCGCCGTCAACATCTTAAACGTCATGTACATCTCGGTGACCGAGCGCATCCGCGAGATCGGCGTCATGAGGAGCATCGGGGCGTTGCGGCGGGAGGTTCTGCGGATGTTCCTCTACGAAGCGGTGCTCCTCGGGCTCATCGGAAGCATCATCGGCGGTGTTCTGAGCACCGCCTTCGGCTACCTGATCAGCCTCGCCGCGGTCGAGGTTTTCACGGCCGGGACGACATTCGGCGAAAACATCACGATCTTCGACCTGAGCGCGGTCGGATATATCGTCTTCGGGATGGCGTTCGGTATAGGGACGAGCATCGCCGCCGGGTTTTACCCGGCCTGGAATGCTTCGCAGCTCGCTCCGGTCGATGCGATGCGGCAGAAATGAGAGGTGTGACGGGGCATGATCTTCTTCGATCTCGCGGTCAGGAACCTCAAACGGCACAAGGTCCGCTCGGTCCTCGCAACGGTCGGCATCATCATCGGCGTGATAGCCATCGCCTCCCTCGGCGTCATGGGAAGCAGCCTCTCGGTGCTCTTCAGCGGGATGGTCTCCGACGTGAGCGACACCTTGCTCGTCACCCCGCACCTCGCGGCATCGAGCGGCGACCCGTTCGACCCCAGAAACACCCTTGCCGCACGCATCTCCGATAAAAACCTGGGGCTGATAGAGAAGGCCGCGGGAGAGCACCGCGTCATCCCCATGATTCTCGCATCGGACCGGCTGCATGTGCGGGATGCGAGCGGCTACGTGACGATATATGCCATGCCGGCGGCCGACATCCCGTTCCTGCTGGAAGAAGAAGCCGGGATCTACCCGCAGGGGAGGTCGTCCGGGGTGATGGTGGGCTCGCTCCTTGCCGATGAATTCGACCTCCATCCCGGGAGCCGCATCGAGGTCGGGGGCGAACGCGTCCGTGTCGTGGGAATCGCGGCGGAGCGGGGGATGGGCATCGACATCAACCCCGACTATGCCGTCATCGTCACGGAGGACTGGTATACGGAGCGGCACGGGGAGCAGGACTACAGCCGTGTCGTCGTCAAGGTCGGCGATCTCTCGGAGATCGAAGGGGTGAAGGCCGCCATCGACCAGCAGATCAACCGCAGGAAGGAGGTCGTGGACGTTCTCGACTCGCGCGAGATCCTGGAGATCTTCTACGAGACCACCGACGCCATCAACATCTTCCTCCTCGGCATCGGTGCGGTTTCGCTCCTCGTCGCGAGCGTGAGCATCTTAAACGTCATGATCATCTCGGTCACGGAGCGGACGGGGGAGATCGGGCTGATGCGGAGCATCGGGGCGCGAAAACGGGAGGTTCTGCGGATGTTCCTCTACGAGAGCCTTGTCCTCGGGATCGCAGGGAGCATCGCCGGCGGCATCGTGAGCATAGCGGTCGCCTACTACGTCACCACCACGGTAGCGGAGTACCTCACCGACTTCGCCATGTCGGCAGGAGCGGGCATCCCTGTTACCGTGGTGATCGGCTACGTCGCCTTTGCGATGGCGTTCGGGACGGCAACCAGCATCGTCGCCGGGTTCTACCCGGCATGGAAAGCGGCGCAGTTAAACCCAATCGAGGCGCTCCGCTACGAGTGACGGGGTCACCGGGGGTGGGAGGCCGGCCACCAGTGCAGGATTTTTATACCTGAGATGATATGGGGGACCCGGTGAAGACGATGTTGTTTGTCCTGTGGTATCAGTTCGAACCGGAGCACGCGCACCAGGTTCTGGAACTCTGGAAGCACTTTAAGTTCCCCTCGGACGTGA comes from the Methanoculleus marisnigri JR1 genome and includes:
- a CDS encoding ABC transporter permease, with the translated sequence MIFFDLAVRNLKRHKVRSVLATVGIIIGVIAIASLGVMGSSLSVLFSGMVSDVSDTLLVTPHLAASSGDPFDPRNTLAARISDKNLGLIEKAAGEHRVIPMILASDRLHVRDASGYVTIYAMPAADIPFLLEEEAGIYPQGRSSGVMVGSLLADEFDLHPGSRIEVGGERVRVVGIAAERGMGIDINPDYAVIVTEDWYTERHGEQDYSRVVVKVGDLSEIEGVKAAIDQQINRRKEVVDVLDSREILEIFYETTDAINIFLLGIGAVSLLVASVSILNVMIISVTERTGEIGLMRSIGARKREVLRMFLYESLVLGIAGSIAGGIVSIAVAYYVTTTVAEYLTDFAMSAGAGIPVTVVIGYVAFAMAFGTATSIVAGFYPAWKAAQLNPIEALRYE
- a CDS encoding ABC transporter ATP-binding protein is translated as MSGEPILRFEEVSKIYPLPAGDVVALDRVSLTVDPGEFIAVMGPSGSGKSTLLNLMGCLDVPTRGKIYLSGHEISRMSDDDLTRLRRDRIGFVFQQFNLIPLLSAVENVEFPIILTTDREESRRRAIEVMRAMHLNDALLTHRPAELSGGEQQRVAIARALVNDPDLLLCDEPTGNLDTKTGTAIMEILAEENREGKTVIMVTHDPNVAAYARRTIRIVDGRLA
- a CDS encoding ABC transporter permease codes for the protein MFFSFAARNLRRHWIRSALSIIGIVIGVVAIASLGVMGNSINLLVANVITDVGDTIVITPHTAIGGTFAGDPRTAVDAAIPVREVEEIRRAANPHRTVPVLQGADEVEFGRGESGYTQIIGLASDDIPILLEIADGQYPRQNQPGALVGTYLAAEYDVAPGFRLTIGNESIRVAGVLAERGFAADINPDYAIVVPDGWYESHFGARDTYPMVIVRVGNAEEIDAVKEAIDSRINRREEIVDVFDSRDMLRQYEEIYQQITVFLLGIGGISLIVAAVNILNVMYISVTERIREIGVMRSIGALRREVLRMFLYEAVLLGLIGSIIGGVLSTAFGYLISLAAVEVFTAGTTFGENITIFDLSAVGYIVFGMAFGIGTSIAAGFYPAWNASQLAPVDAMRQK
- a CDS encoding COG1361 S-layer family protein encodes the protein MGTDRPGPVPVLLILACLLVSPAAGAQGNVTVTSVAVEPEVLMPGDSGFVTVTVQNTGPSTLLLGRARLYEDGVVPAGEPYPSVGDLGAGLNRTFTFAVRADAPDGTYYPRFSLDLRENGTLSHPVPVRVDGTPLEASVADRPDAFAAGREAAIAVQVGNPRPNAASGVRVIPEGANFSVTPGSAFIGTLEPDASGTVAFNLTPAAETNVTFRVVWRNGINTHAADLVLPVTFGEDKRQADPVITNVEVAVEGGIYRATGDVMNAGLEPARSVIISPGAPATPVDPFRVYVVGTLDSDDISTFEVTFRAGAGVEEIPLVIDYRDGDGNPYSVERPISLENRTAEEGADAGLPAPAVAAVALVAVAAGLAALWYVRRRRR